The segment ttctgCAACCCACAAATGAACTGGCAGAAACcaaaagtaaaaacacaaaactatttattccaagaaaattaaatacttaaGTATAAAACTAACATGTACAGGATATGCatgatgaaaattacaaaatgctaatgaaagaatcaaagaactaaataaatggagaaatgtaccatgttcatggattcaaAGACTCAACATAATAAgcatgtcaattctccccaaacttACCTACACATTTAATACACATCCTATCAAAATTTCAGCAAGGGTTTTGTACATGTAGATAAGCCTATTGTTAAAAATTGTGAGGAAAAACACAGGTCCTAGCATAGCTAAAACAATcttgacaaagaaaataaagtggaGGAAACTTGAAGTTAAGGCTTTATGTGGAACTATGGCCATCAAGACAGTGTAGTATCAGCAGAGGGACAGACACAGatctataaaacaaaagaaaacccagaCATGGACCCACACAagtgttataattaattttttattaaagtgcAAAATTAACTCAATGAAGGAaggatagccttttcaacaaatgatgctggaccAACTGGTCAAAAATTGAACCTCAAGTTAAACTTCACACCTTATACACAAACTAACTCAGAATGAATCACAgacttaaatatagaataaagcTATTAATATATACACTTCCTGGAAGATGGCAAACTAGAAAGACATgaaactctcttctctcccagaaaaatagctagaggacaggcagaaacagcctgggggtcgggggggggatcttctagggtttagaacaCTGGGTGAAGGCCGGACAcagcccaggagagagagggacagaagaAAAGAACCGTGATAACCAAACTGCAAGTTATAAAGAGGCAGCTGCTCCTGCTGGCAACCTCGCCCACACaacagacacttttgaattctccaCCTTGGGGCCAGCAGATgcaaagggggccccagggaacCACCTCCCAGGAAGCAGGAAAGAGAgggcacagcctaaggctgactcagctcttgacccacagatttggtctgctgtgtcccatgagcccttccaggccaggtgtgGCTGTGCCAGTTTTTGCCTTGGGAGttggcaaggggctaaagagacccaaccCCTCAAATACCCTCCCTACTAACTGGGACTAGTTGTTGAAGACACAGAGggcagtggaattatttcctacctgggaaaagggaggcgGCTGCCAGtgaaggttggagaactgtctctgagaaagtttaaattatgaggctcagcctccaggcagatcctctatcacattgatccggTCCCTCTTGctgcaaacacactccaaccagtctttgaactgagaggactgccaaagagcaccatcttctgAAGGACAAAAGATCtgcaatgaagaaattaaaagtaaataagagaggcttttctggcctttatagcctccttccccaaggctCTAGGAAGCAGGTTTGcagcccattactgggtccagaacccacttttgagcaactaacagtgacaatcctaaagacccaggttgaaacaagaatcaaagaacagccataacacacagcctccctccactaaatccctacaaaagagaaagaaattgagcatctgagcaaACTActtcctaatcagatgcctagatagcaGCAAAGAactatgagccatactaagaaaatggaagatgtggcccaagaaaaggaacatatcaaagctccagaagagatgcaggatttgcaAAAactaatgagatgcacacaaattcccaaaatcaaattaatgagttgaaagacagtatagttaaagagataaatgatatcaagaaaacattgagtgaagcggatttggcccaacggatagggagtccccctaccacatggtaggtccaaggttcaaaccccgggcctcctgatccatgctGTGAACTGACCCacatgcactgctgatgcgcacaagaagtgacctgccatgcaggggtgttccccacgtaggggagccccacatgcaaggagtgtgccctgtaaggagagctgcccagtacaaaaaaagtacaacctgcccaggagtggtgccacacacatggagagctgaagcagcaagatgatgcaacaacaacaaaaaaaatgagacacagattctttgtgccactgacaagaatacaagtggataaggaagaacacacagcaaatggacacagagagcagacaactgggaggggggagggtgaggaagggtagagaaatgaaaaaattaaaataagaagaaagaaagaagacattgagtcaagaagcggatatggctcaactgatagagcatcctcctaccatatggagggcccagggctcgatacccagggcctcctgacccatgtggtaagctggctgatgtgcagtgctgctgctagcaaggagtaccatgccacacaggggtgtccctgtgtaggggtgtccctgtgtaggggtgtccccatgtaggggtgccccacatgcaaggactgcaccctgcaAGGATAGACACCCTgtttgaaaaaagcacagcctgcccaggagtggcgctgcacacacagagagctgacacagcaagatgatgcaacaacagcaaaaaaaagagacacagtttcccagtgctgcctgacaatggaagcagacacagaagaacacagagaatggatacagagagcagacaatgggggaggaaggggaaagaaaaaaataaaatacatcttggagaaaaaaaaagacattgagagagcacaaagaagaatttgaaaacctgaatagaaaagtaacagctcatgggaatgaaagaaatgataggtgagatcaaaaatactttagagggaattgtgggaagatagtgatgggctaacaggcagagctggatACTCTCACAAAAACTCcagagaaagagtcaaaagctgtGCATGGGAACTGCTGTGAGGGtctgcagaccaggacagtgctacacaactcccagaagggtgagggacagagaggtgaagaagccaAAAAGACAAACCTGAGTTCCCAAGCCCCTGAGGCAGCCAGGAGAGGctctcctccctcacccccaagatattaagctggggtaaaacccctggctcactgtagccaactgagaggggaacagacatcttcctccctgtcagatgtttcaaaggaaaagggaggggaggatgggctgctttccttcagtgaattcggccagcagagccctctttgaatctctgatctggagattcaacaaaggaacacaggaaagccaagactgaaacacctctgtggaaagatgcactgtctagtgccatctgctggcggTTCTGGAAACTGCACTGACAAAAactgtgctctctgtatccagtCCCTGGGAGAAAACCTGCACCCTACTGGTGATTCCCTGGCCTGGTTTTGAAAGcctaagctgggaaattttaaagtctgagaataagttgaacaaaatatcaaagaagagctgttgggggagaaggggaacaataggcaagagagagaaattagccatcagaggaAATACACCAAGATATTCAGATGCCTGATGccttgacatcagcaaaaaattacaagccatactaggcccagccaaaagaactaaccaaatatcctgaagaaatatagggtttaatacaattaatcagtgataatcacacaactctccaaatcgcttcaaagaatttaaagaatatatgacgaaagaagtaaaggatattaagaagacactgggagagcacaaagaacaatttgaaagcctgcaaagaaaagtaacagaatttatgggaatgaaagtcatgatagacaagattaaaaatacattagaggcacataagagcacatttgaattgcttgaagacagaatcagtgattttgaagacagaacatcagaactggaaaagacaggagaacacaaagagaagagaatggaaaaaatggaacagagtcccagggaactgaatgacaatgcaaaatgcataaacatttgcattactggggtcccagaagaagaaaagaatggaaagggggcagaaagaatatttgaggaaataatgactgagaacttcccaacccttatacaaatatcaatatccaagaaggacaacacatcccaaacagaataaatccaaatagacctacccaagacacctactattcagaatgacaaataacagagagagagaattctgaaagcagcaagagaaaagcaaagcatcgcATACAAGGAAAActagataagattaagtgcagacctctcatcagaaaccatggaagagagaaaagagtggTATTATGCatttaatgtactgaaagaaTAAAACTGCCAGCAAGAATTccgtatccagcaaagctgtcctttaaaaatgagggtaagtttaaagtcttcacagataaaaactgataaaatatgataccaaaagaccagatttgcaaaagatactaaaggaggtgctgcagcctgaaaggaaaaatcaagggtgagagatttggagaagagtttagaaataaagattattaggaagagtgtaaactaaaggataagaagacagacaatagaacaatatgacaacagagagccaaagaataaaatggatgaagcaatttGAAGTTATCGAGTATCCCTTCACATCTATTCGATgaaccctgaaatatggaaagaagacctTTCTCAGGTGAGAACACTTCAGGAGAAGCAGAAAGTGgcatagaagattaaaaagagtgaatcaAAAGCAatagctccccccccccccccagcttggGGCATGATGAAAACAatcaatgcatctggaaaaaaaaaatcttgaccaaaatgggggaaagctaaagacaaatgagcttgtATGGCTGAGACttgaaagtgagtcaggaggccatcccagagATAGTGCTTATGCACATACCAACAGGAtttcattgacagccaaagtaggtactaccccaaatagtgaagTTCCTCAGGGATACGGAGACATCCAGATCCTGTAGtaagggcagatagctcaggaatttggcctcTTGCCAGAAagccctaatctggtatttatgttccccagtgtgacagagttagacccagcagtggtttccctatgcaggttcttctgtccttctatttgaacctataattagtactagagttggtaggtggacatccaagagacttaaatctttgagctgtccatgtgccaactgagacatgaatctcaatggagttgcaacacctactctccaattcaatggactcactcaggacaactaacagggaggagatgatggacaaacaacataccaaggaaccaagagtgcctacaattgcaagcaagagtgtcccatccAGCAGATGTATGAAATCAAAGCCCCTCAATTAATGGAGTGGGcaaaccatcccagagtcctcaggattgagaaatgaactatggactaaaataaacctactagaattctactatagacttactgtgattctagcaatagaggAAATATCATTGttttggaggcagtgacccatgaatgttctggggttagggagagggaaaaacacgTGTAATAGGGGGTGTTTTTGAGACttaggaatcatcctgaatgacatgatgatgacagatataagccattatatatctggccataattTAGAatcgaatgggagagagtgtaaactacaatgtaaactataatccatgcttagtgacaatgctccaaaatgtgtcgatgaattgcaacgaatgtaccacactgatgaaagatgttgctaacatgggaaaatgtgggaggtgtggggagaagggcatatgggaatcccctatatattctctgtaacatttatgtaatcaaagtattgtttaaaaaataaaaaagtgaaaagaaagagtgAATCATCAGAAGtaacagatttctcaccaaagtcaattcctaactatgactttgaaagtgaagAGATCATTCCTGTTTCTGCAGCTATTGCTGCGAAACAGAAGACAGCTTCCACAAATAAAACACtggttattgtgtctgcttctgtagAGACTGTAGAGACTGTCACTGAGATGGTGCCCCAAAACCAGGtggctctgtttttatcaaagcccGATGatggaaaatgcatagcatgaattatttgaatctttttttctcaTCGTTtgaagttttagacatagagacaTTTAATCTGGAAGAACAGGGCAAAATTCCTCTTTGTAAGgtaagtttttcagatgaagtATATAAATTGAAACAGTAGCATTATTATATAGTGTTTGGACTATGTTTTGGTAAATTATGGTTTATagttaagattagaattctggaagaggaatctcctatattttttaatgtaatattgtgtatgacctatgtatcttttaaaaataaatgaaagatataatattaaaaaagagcaaaatgttattgatgtataaatttaatttaatccaaatatatggatggatacattttaaagacaaaacttgaaaagcaaattcttaaaTAGTAAGTAACTTAGTGTTATTAAAACGCTGACTCATTGACTTTTGtattatgataaaggaaataagtgattgctttctctcctagaaacATAGTGCTGTTACTATACACTCTGTTTTCCTTCCCTCTGTGCAGTAAGTTTGTCACAtggcttaaatgtttttaatattaattttgattcaaagttgtggttCTGTTACATGTGGAATCTTCAAAAGctcagccaaaaatgcatgcaaattgaacattctgaagtttctcttaattttgatttgtgcttaagttcttggcattaaagaagttataacaagacagttgcctccttcagtatttgttagatgtgtgaagtactgataagTGTCACaatgatagttttattttttagattacaCTGGGTTTAGataccacaagtgagtcatgttttaaatgtgcatttttttaatgagtggattttacagatacatcataataaattgtactgatacatttaaaatatatataggggatgatgtgggagaggaaggggcatacatgggaatccctcatactttcaacgtaacttttctgtgatctaaaacctctttaaaaataaagttcattatagtaaaagaaaaaaacaattagaagcatacaacaacatatcaaaatgatagaagaaagaataagtgataccaaagacagaacagctgaaattaaagagagaaaagaacaaagagagaaaagaatggaaaaaactgagcatgGTTCAGGTAGTTCAGTGATAACAAATGCAACAAAgtatatgtcatgggagttccagaaggacaaGAAAAGGGAATGGGAACAAAAAGAGTATTTGCAGAAATAGCTGATAATTtgccaactctcacaaaagaaatgaacttactttTCCAAGAAGTCCAGAGTATATCAGAACAAATGAGAAGAGACCtagtccaagacacatactactcagaatgtcagctgtcaaagataaagagaaaattctgagagtagcaaatgagaagcaaaccatcacacacaagggatgcccagtaaaactgggtggatttctcatcagaaaccatgaaggcaagaagacagtgatacgGTACAATGAGGATACTGGAAGATAAAACCTACCAGCTGAAAATTTTttgtccagggaagcagatgtggctcaactgatagagtgtccacctaccatatgggaggtccaggattcaaacccagggcctcctgacccatctggTGAGCTCAcccacacacaatgctgatgccgtgccatgcaggggtgtctcccacataggggagcactacacacaagaagtgtgccctgcaaggagagccgccctacacaaaaaaagcacagcctgcccaaaagTGGTGTCACACActcagaaagctgatgcagcaagatgacacaagggaagcacacttggctcagtggatagagcatctgcctaccacatgggaggtccagggttcaaaccctgggcctccttgacccatatggagctgacccatgcgcagtactgacgtgcacaaggaatgctgtgccacccaggggtgtcccccgcatagggaagccccacacacaaggagtgcgccccataaggagagccacccagcgcgaaagaaagcccagccaggagtggtgccacacacatagagagctgatgtagcaagatgacgcaacaaaaatagacatagattcctgggccgctgacaagaatagaagcggacacagaaagaacacacagtgaatggacacagagagcagacaatgaggaggggaggggagagaaataaataaaaaataaatctttaaaaaaaaagaaaattctttatccaacaaaattgtccttcaaatataaaggcaagcttaaaatattcacaaacaaacagaaactaagagagttcgtaAAAAAGGATCTACCTTTGTGCggaatattaaagaaagcctaGGGCctcagagaaaaagacaaaagagagccttgagggaagcagacatggctcaactgatagagcatccacctaccacaacgaaggtccagggttcaaacccagggcttcctgacccatgtggtgagctggcccatgtgcagcatgccatgcacaaggagtgtcttGCCACTcaagggcacccctgtgtaggggtgccccacacacaaggtgtgtgccccacaaggagagccgccccacatgaaaaaagtgcagcctgcccaggagtggcaccacacacacagagagctgacgcagcaagatgacgcaacaaaaaagagaccagattcccagttccacctgataatacaaggggatgcagaagaacacacagcaaatggacacagagcagacaacaggagggtaggaggagaaagggagagaaagaaatgaaataaatcttaaaaaaaaaaagagagaggcttggagggaAGTATAGAAGAAAAGCATAAAGGATAATCAAAGGAgtaaacagatgaaaataagatatgacatatgaaaaacaaagaataaaatggtggaattaaataatgcatttacagtaatatcattgactatatgaatggactaaactccccatcaaaagatacaggctgggaagcagatgtgggttaaccaattgggcacctgcctaccacacgggaggtcccaggtttggatcccagtgcctcctaaaagaagatgagcagacactgccccACTGCAATGAGTAGATGCcccaagccagcagacaccacccccactgcaacaagtagatgccacaagccagcagacaccgcagcctgtgggaagcaagtgtggctcaggctattgggcactcacctccttatgagaggtcccaggttcagttgccagtgcctcctggagaaggtgagcaaacagtgagcagaggAGAGAACCATCTGAAGGAGGGGGTGGgtagataaaaaaggaaaataaagtaaataaatcttcaaaaaaaaataggctagggagcaaatgtggctcaagcagtgagggcctgcttcccacatgggagttcctgggttcagttccccgtgcctccttaaaaaaaaaaaaacagcttaggggagcccatgtggctcagtggttgagcacagccttcccacatacgaagtccCGGGTTCAACACTAGCCCCAGtagctaaaaaggaaaaaaaaaaaaaagatataggctgactgaatggataaaaaaacatcagccaaccatatgctgcctacaagagactcaccttagacccagtgATAAAAACAGGCtgaaagtaaaaagttggaaaaagatacttcccacaaataataacccaaaaagagcagggctagctatactaatattagacaaagcagactttcattgcaaaaaagttatgagataagaaagccattttatatatataaatatatatatatttttttacagaaaACTCTGCACCTTTTTTTCAttccatgtctttttttaaaattgactttttaaaaatgtttttccattatatattaataaaagagacagtcCATAGGAATATAGAACAGTTGTAAATATCTATGGACCtaccagggtgctccaaaatacataagacaaactgacaaaactgaagggagaaatagacatctctacaataaaggagggggagcagatgtggctcaagcagttgagcacccacctcccacaaaggaggtcctggattcagttcccagtgcctcctaaagaagacaaacagacacaatgagatgatgcaacaaactgAGGCAACAAGCTGACAAgtaagcagacacagcaagcagggaggagatgtggctcaagcagttgggcacccacctgccacatgggaggtcatgggaggtcctgtgtgggtctggttcccagtgtcttctaaagaagatgagcagacaataatCAGACACGATTAGCAAACAACATgcagagacaagcagacacagcaagcaaacaacaagcagacagacaagggagccatctggaggGGGGAAAAATAGTAGATTTCAACAGACCACTCACATcgtagatagaactagacagaagatcaacaaggagacagagaaattgaacaacatgataaacaggttagacctaacagatatatacagaacattacacctaaactcagcgggttatacattcttctcaagtgcccatggatctttttccaggatagaccgtATGTTGGgaacaatgcagctctcaataaatataaaaagattgaaattatacaaagcaccttttcagatcataatggaatgaaactggaaatcaatatttGACAGGAAAGAtgtaaatttacaaatatatggatctaaacaatatacttttaaataatcagtgggtcaaagaagaaatgtaagtataatcagtaaatatattgagacaaatgaaaatgagaactcaagttatcaaaaattatgggacacagtgaagacagtcttgagagggaaatttatagccctaaatgcctatattaaaaaagaaggaagagctaaaatcaaagacctaagtgaacaactggagaaactaggaaaaaaacagcaaacaaatcccaaatcaagcagaaggaaagaagtaataaaaatcagagcaggaaaaatgaaatcgagaacaaaaaaacagtagagaaaatcaacaaaaccaaaagctggttctttgagaagatcaaaaataacaaacccttagctagaccaacaagaaaaataagagaagatacaaataaatacaatcagaaatgaaaagggggaagttacaactgacaccatagaaataaaaaggatcataagaggatataatgagaaattttatgccaacaaactagacaacctagatgaatgtacaaattcctagaaatgtacaatctACATTGACGCTAATACAAATActagaacttaacaaaccaatcacatttagagattaaatccatcatcaaaaatctcccaacaaagaattccaccaagcatttcatgaa is part of the Dasypus novemcinctus isolate mDasNov1 chromosome 6, mDasNov1.1.hap2, whole genome shotgun sequence genome and harbors:
- the LOC131278854 gene encoding uncharacterized protein isoform X3 — encoded protein: MGGRSIHLAAPPFIILYMFPRAAENGQISDFFIVDDLVEKSQENQDQHLQEVEFINSKTLSQARSSTLGKTFYLDTNPASSRISEDTGNQTHTGPPMTSHVADGSLLCSLFAHLLQEALATEPGTSHKEIFCPSEDGALWQSSQFKDWLECVCSKRDRINVIEDLPGG
- the LOC131278854 gene encoding uncharacterized protein isoform X4, which produces MCSQVFWYTPPFIILYMFPRAAENGQISDFFIVDDLVEKSQENQDQHLQEVEFINSKTLSQARSSTLGKTFYLDTNPASSRISEDTGNQTHTGPPMTSHVADGSLLCSLFAHLLQEALATEPGTSHKEIFCPSEDGALWQSSQFKDWLECVCSKRDRINVIEDLPGG